In Pelosinus sp. UFO1, one genomic interval encodes:
- a CDS encoding ABC transporter permease codes for MDMIVKGLIQGLQLLLSGDSEVLEVAILTIRVSGIATAISVLIGIPIGLWLALKDFYGKQAVNSIVNFGMGFPPVVVGLVVSLFLWRYGPLGELSLMYTPLAMVIAQAIIATPIVIGLSFAAIVSLNPKLRWQLISLGATRWQASWLLIKEARLGLMAAVIAGFGRVISEVGASMMVGGNIKGQTRVLTTATVMEVGKGNYDLALAISMILLLIAYSIVVMLTYLQHKGKSE; via the coding sequence ATGGATATGATTGTCAAAGGATTGATCCAAGGATTGCAACTTCTGCTCAGTGGTGATAGTGAAGTCCTAGAGGTTGCAATTCTTACGATTAGAGTATCTGGTATAGCAACAGCCATAAGTGTACTAATAGGAATTCCTATAGGTTTGTGGTTAGCTTTAAAAGATTTCTATGGCAAGCAGGCCGTCAATAGTATCGTTAATTTTGGGATGGGGTTCCCGCCTGTAGTAGTTGGTTTAGTTGTTAGCTTATTTTTATGGCGCTATGGACCTTTGGGAGAACTAAGTCTCATGTATACACCCTTAGCGATGGTTATAGCCCAAGCCATTATTGCGACTCCTATTGTGATTGGTTTGAGCTTTGCTGCTATTGTTAGTCTTAATCCAAAACTGCGTTGGCAACTTATATCTCTAGGGGCTACTCGCTGGCAAGCAAGCTGGCTCTTGATTAAAGAGGCACGTCTAGGCTTAATGGCCGCTGTAATTGCTGGATTTGGTCGCGTGATTTCGGAAGTAGGGGCCTCTATGATGGTAGGGGGCAATATTAAGGGGCAAACAAGAGTGTTGACGACAGCGACTGTTATGGAAGTGGGTAAGGGAAACTATGATTTGGCTTTAGCAATTAGTATGATTCTATTATTGATTGCGTATAGTATTGTAGTTATGTTGACTTATTTGCAGCATAAGGGAAAGAGTGAATAA
- a CDS encoding ABC transporter ATP-binding protein: MNECILDMQHVNVDRKTRKKVLNIDNFQMKHGELVAVVGPNGAGKSTLLQVINLLHSYQGKIQLFGKDSNKVDKTTLRRQCAMVFQDALLLNDTVFNNVALPLKFRGMATSEIRQSVYQALADFRCDHLANRPARSLSGGEAQRVSIARALVTLPTLLLLDEPFASLDKATREEMIGEIRQLVERKGISVLLVSHDFTDVLQFAERVIVMFAGSIVQDNKPEVILRRPINQQVAKLVGMDNIIPCHIEMNDQNRLIKLTNGTCFALYGEVKDSVTACCLPGDSLYLCEGNFPGQQEQWIELEGVVERIIPGLGAYQVIVKIGKDNVTARLPRSHITSNLHIHDKIKLTFDPAEVHLI, encoded by the coding sequence ATGAATGAGTGTATATTGGATATGCAGCACGTAAATGTGGATCGAAAAACACGTAAGAAAGTGCTAAATATTGATAATTTTCAAATGAAGCATGGTGAATTAGTAGCTGTAGTTGGGCCAAATGGTGCCGGTAAGAGTACTCTTTTACAAGTTATTAATCTATTGCATTCTTACCAAGGAAAAATACAGTTATTTGGGAAAGATAGCAATAAGGTGGATAAAACTACTTTACGTCGCCAATGTGCCATGGTATTTCAAGATGCATTGCTCTTGAATGATACTGTATTTAACAATGTAGCCTTACCGCTAAAATTTCGTGGGATGGCGACAAGTGAAATAAGGCAGAGCGTGTACCAGGCATTAGCCGATTTTCGTTGTGATCATTTGGCAAATAGGCCGGCTCGTTCTTTGTCTGGAGGGGAAGCTCAGCGAGTTTCTATTGCCCGTGCCTTAGTAACCCTTCCAACACTGTTACTATTAGATGAACCTTTTGCCTCTTTAGATAAGGCCACACGTGAAGAGATGATAGGAGAGATAAGACAACTAGTTGAGCGAAAAGGAATATCTGTACTATTGGTTAGCCATGATTTTACAGATGTGCTGCAATTTGCTGAACGGGTAATTGTAATGTTTGCTGGTAGTATTGTACAAGATAACAAACCAGAGGTTATACTTCGTAGGCCGATTAATCAACAAGTAGCAAAATTGGTAGGCATGGATAATATTATTCCTTGTCACATAGAAATGAATGATCAAAACAGATTAATAAAATTGACCAATGGAACTTGTTTCGCCCTTTATGGGGAAGTTAAGGATTCTGTCACAGCGTGCTGCCTGCCTGGGGATTCTCTTTATCTTTGCGAAGGAAATTTTCCGGGGCAGCAGGAGCAGTGGATTGAATTAGAAGGAGTAGTAGAACGAATCATACCAGGATTAGGAGCGTATCAGGTCATTGTCAAAATAGGCAAAGATAATGTAACAGCCAGATTGCCTCGCAGTCATATTACGAGCAATCTTCATATTCACGATAAAATTAAATTAACATTCGATCCAGCTGAAGTGCATTTGATTTAG
- the nudC gene encoding NAD(+) diphosphatase — translation MTLINAYWFLFYNDDLLIKEEEGLTTILTTSDLTTVQLQPTNAQCIGTLHGMECYVATLDNESIPTVGFSLKKVRQLYGNMEEECFWFACRAFHITNWMRTSKFCGCCGSTMTVSTDELAMKCVQCGHIVYPRISPAIIVAVIKDNQILLARSNRFPPNRYSVIAGFVEPGESLEDCVQRELKEEVGVEVHSISYFGNQPWPFPDSLMIAFTAQCSTEEITIDNQEIVDAGWFSAHNLPDIPDKLSVARKLIDWFVENHQHNPA, via the coding sequence ATGACTTTGATAAACGCTTACTGGTTTTTATTTTATAATGACGACCTTCTTATTAAAGAAGAAGAAGGTCTAACAACTATTTTAACCACATCGGATCTAACAACAGTACAGTTACAGCCCACTAATGCCCAGTGCATAGGTACGCTTCACGGAATGGAATGCTATGTTGCAACTTTAGATAACGAAAGCATACCTACTGTCGGGTTTTCATTAAAGAAAGTAAGACAGCTTTACGGAAATATGGAAGAAGAATGTTTTTGGTTTGCTTGTCGGGCTTTTCACATTACTAATTGGATGAGAACAAGTAAATTTTGTGGTTGTTGTGGGAGCACAATGACGGTATCTACCGATGAACTGGCTATGAAATGTGTACAATGTGGTCATATTGTATATCCTCGTATTTCTCCAGCCATTATCGTTGCTGTCATTAAGGATAACCAAATTCTCCTGGCACGCTCCAATCGATTCCCACCCAATCGTTATAGCGTTATTGCCGGATTTGTTGAGCCAGGAGAATCACTAGAAGACTGCGTACAACGGGAATTAAAAGAGGAAGTTGGTGTAGAAGTACATTCTATCAGCTATTTCGGTAACCAACCATGGCCTTTCCCTGACTCTCTTATGATTGCGTTTACCGCTCAATGTTCAACCGAAGAAATAACCATTGATAATCAAGAAATCGTTGATGCTGGTTGGTTTTCTGCACATAATCTCCCAGATATACCCGACAAACTTAGCGTAGCGAGAAAATTAATTGACTGGTTCGTGGAAAACCATCAACATAACCCAGCTTAA